In Rhizobium rhododendri, a genomic segment contains:
- the tnpA gene encoding IS66-like element accessory protein TnpA, translated as MADDGFVGRYEVVEPRRGNRRWPDDVKARIVAESFEPGVRVVDVARRHGVIANQLSDWRRQVRDGILVLPFAAATTPSEHDGIEPAFVPLAIAADAPEPVNRLPLPKLASDGPKVQVLTLEIGSDVVMRVPNDVPVERVAALVRAVRGAP; from the coding sequence ATGGCAGATGATGGATTTGTTGGTCGCTACGAAGTTGTCGAGCCGCGCCGCGGAAACCGGCGTTGGCCGGATGATGTGAAGGCGCGGATCGTGGCGGAAAGCTTTGAGCCTGGTGTTCGCGTTGTGGATGTCGCGCGCCGTCACGGCGTTATAGCAAACCAGCTTTCCGATTGGCGACGTCAGGTGCGCGACGGCATTCTGGTGCTGCCGTTTGCGGCGGCAACGACGCCGTCGGAGCACGATGGTATCGAGCCGGCATTCGTGCCTCTGGCAATCGCTGCGGATGCGCCTGAGCCTGTCAATCGGTTGCCGCTGCCGAAGCTGGCCTCCGACGGGCCGAAGGTGCAGGTTTTGACGTTGGAGATTGGCTCAGACGTTGTGATGCGGGTTCCGAACGATGTGCCCGTTGAACGGGTCGCCGCTCT